The following are from one region of the Methanomicrobia archaeon genome:
- the msrA gene encoding peptide-methionine (S)-S-oxide reductase → MQKATFGAGCFWGVEAAFRCVNGVRETSVGYMGGTLEYPTYEDVCTDRTGHAEVVEVVYDPSVVSYDELLNVFWRIHDPTQRNRQGPDVGTQYRTVIFYHTPEQEQKARASRERLQQSGKYKNEIVTAIQPAMTFWRAEEYHQRYFERRGLRPCR, encoded by the coding sequence ATGCAGAAAGCGACGTTCGGTGCAGGCTGCTTCTGGGGCGTTGAAGCGGCCTTCCGCTGCGTGAATGGCGTACGTGAGACGTCAGTGGGCTATATGGGCGGCACCTTAGAGTATCCGACGTACGAGGATGTCTGCACCGATCGTACGGGCCACGCTGAGGTGGTGGAAGTCGTCTATGACCCGTCCGTTGTTTCATACGACGAGCTGCTGAACGTCTTCTGGCGTATCCACGACCCGACCCAGCGTAACCGCCAGGGGCCGGATGTCGGTACGCAGTACCGCACAGTTATCTTCTACCATACGCCGGAACAGGAACAGAAGGCTCGCGCCTCCCGAGAGCGGCTACAGCAATCAGGTAAGTACAAAAATGAGATCGTAACGGCGATCCAGCCGGCAATGACGTTCTGGCGTGCGGAAGAATACCATCAGCGGTACTTCGAACGACGCGGGCTCAGACCCTGCAGATAG
- a CDS encoding arsenate reductase ArsC, giving the protein MSQQTKKERVLFICTHNSARSQIAEGFLNALYGDRYEAYSAGTEPSNVHPYAVTVMAELGIDISKHQAKSVTEFIGTNFDYVVTICDAARETCPFFPGAKERIHQGFADPATFEGTDEERLRGFRRIRDEIKAWVEMRFRRRDNEE; this is encoded by the coding sequence ATGTCTCAGCAGACAAAAAAGGAGCGCGTGCTCTTTATTTGCACGCACAACTCGGCACGATCGCAGATTGCCGAAGGGTTTCTCAACGCGCTCTACGGCGACCGGTACGAGGCGTACAGCGCAGGGACTGAACCTTCTAACGTGCATCCCTACGCCGTTACGGTCATGGCCGAGCTAGGGATCGATATCTCAAAGCACCAGGCAAAGAGCGTGACTGAATTCATCGGCACGAATTTTGATTACGTCGTTACTATCTGCGACGCGGCACGGGAAACCTGTCCGTTCTTTCCCGGTGCCAAAGAGCGCATCCACCAGGGCTTTGCAGACCCCGCGACGTTCGAGGGGACGGACGAGGAGCGGCTCAGGGGCTTTCGGCGAATACGGGATGAGATAAAGGCGTGGGTGGAGATGCGGTTTAGGCGCAGAGATAACGAGGAGTGA